One genomic window of Micromonospora sp. WMMD1128 includes the following:
- a CDS encoding LacI family DNA-binding transcriptional regulator translates to MPATIRDVARASGVHISTVSRTFSAPHLVNPETRGRVLACAEDLGYRPNRAARALITGRTHNIGLIVADIANPFFPPLIKAAEGQARHRDYHVFVADTNEDVIAEEDLVHALAKQVDGVLLCSPRMSNSLIEQVSREVPVVVINRQVAGLPCVMMDVGQGARSAIEHLLGLGHRRIALLGGPRGSWTAREMRRAASAAARSGGGELTLLGPNQPTETGGGALAEPVRRSGVTAVLAYNDLMALGLIEGLDALGLRVPQDVSVVGVDDIALSRLTRPKLTTVATPTAAAGRTAVDMLLQLDSDAPRGARGRGAAAGDRRTTAQVMLQTVLVVRDSTGPVPEPGRDGAGT, encoded by the coding sequence GTGCCAGCCACCATCCGGGACGTCGCCCGGGCCTCCGGCGTGCACATCTCCACCGTCTCCCGCACGTTCTCGGCCCCGCACCTGGTCAACCCGGAGACCCGGGGCCGGGTGCTGGCCTGCGCGGAGGACCTCGGCTACCGCCCCAACCGGGCCGCCCGCGCCCTGATCACCGGTCGGACGCACAACATCGGCCTGATCGTCGCCGACATCGCCAACCCGTTCTTCCCGCCGCTGATCAAGGCGGCGGAGGGGCAGGCCCGGCACCGCGACTACCACGTGTTCGTGGCCGACACCAACGAGGACGTGATCGCCGAGGAGGACCTCGTCCACGCCCTGGCCAAGCAGGTCGACGGCGTGCTGCTGTGCAGCCCGCGGATGAGCAACAGCCTGATCGAGCAGGTCAGCCGCGAGGTCCCGGTGGTGGTGATCAACCGCCAGGTCGCCGGCCTGCCCTGCGTGATGATGGACGTCGGGCAGGGCGCCCGGTCCGCGATCGAGCACCTGCTCGGCCTCGGCCACCGGCGGATCGCGCTGCTCGGCGGCCCGCGCGGCTCGTGGACCGCGCGGGAGATGCGCCGGGCCGCCTCGGCCGCCGCCCGCAGCGGCGGCGGCGAGCTGACCCTGCTCGGACCCAACCAGCCCACCGAGACCGGCGGCGGCGCGCTCGCCGAACCGGTACGCCGCAGCGGCGTCACCGCCGTGCTCGCCTACAACGACCTGATGGCGCTCGGCCTGATCGAAGGGCTCGACGCGCTGGGGCTACGGGTGCCGCAGGACGTCAGCGTGGTCGGCGTCGACGACATCGCGCTGAGCCGACTCACCCGCCCCAAGTTGACGACGGTGGCCACGCCGACCGCGGCCGCCGGCCGGACGGCCGTCGACATGCTGCTGCAACTCGACTCCGACGCGCCGCGCGGCGCCCGGGGCCGGGGCGCGGCGGCCGGCGACCGTCGCACCACCGCACAGGTAATGCTCCAGACCGTACTTGTCGTCCGCGACTCGACCGGGCCCGTGCCCGAGCCCGGTCGGGACGGCGCCGGGACCTGA